The proteins below come from a single Poecile atricapillus isolate bPoeAtr1 chromosome 32 unlocalized genomic scaffold, bPoeAtr1.hap1 SUPER_32_unloc_5, whole genome shotgun sequence genomic window:
- the LOC131574016 gene encoding keratin-associated protein 10-8-like, which yields MGGSSPGVSVQVCQSVQVCQSRCVSQSRCVSPGVSVQVCQSVQVCQSFPGVSVQVCQSRCVSQSRCVSHSQVCQSFPGVSVQVCQSVQVCQSRCVSPGVSVIPRCVSPGVSVQVCQSRCVSQSRCVSHSQVCQSVQVCQSRCVSPGVSVSPGVSVIPRCVSHSQVCQSRCVSPGVSVSPGVSVQVCQSFPGVSVSPGVSVSPGVSVQVCQSRCVSPGVSVQVCQSVQVCQSRCVSPGVSVSPGVSVQVCQSRCVSQSRCVSHSQVCQSRCVSHSQVCQSVQVCQLVQVCQSRCVSQSRCVSPGVSVQVCQSFPGVSVQVCQSRCVSPGVSVIPRCVSPGVSVGPRCVSPGVSVSPGVSVQVCQSRCVSQSRCVSQSRCVSRFQVCQSVPALSNKHTWPHLEESPVPLLGGMGG from the exons atggggggatccagtccaggtgtgtcagtccaggtgtgtcagtcagtccaggtgtgtcagtccaggtgtgtcagtcagtccag gtgtgtcagtccaggtgtgtcagtccaggtgtgtcagtcagtccaggtgtgtcagtcattcccaggtgtgtcagtccaggtgtgtcagtccaggtgtgtcagtcagtccaggtgtgtcagtcattcccaggtgtgtcagtcattcccaggtgtgtcagtccaggtgtgtcagtcagtccaggtgtgtcagtccaggtgtgtcagtccaggtgtgtcagtcattcccaggtgtgtcagtccaggtgtgtcagtccaggtgtgtcagtccaggtgtgtcagtcagtccaggtgtgtcagtcattcccaggtgtgtcagtcagtccaggtgtgtcagtccaggtgtgtcagtccaggtgtgtcagtcagtccaggtgtgtcagtcattcccaggtgtgtcagtcattcccaggtgtgtcagtccaggtgtgtcagtccaggtgtgtcagtcagtccaggtgtgtcagtccaggtgtgtcagtcattcccag gtgtgtcagtcagtccaggtgtgtcagtcagtccaggtgtgtcagtccag gtgtgtcagtccaggtgtgtcagtccaggtgtgtcagtccaggtgtgtcagtcagtccaggtgtgtcagtccaggtgtgtcagtccaggtgtgtcagtcagtccaggtgtgtcagtccaggtgtgtcagtccaggtgtgtcagtcagtccaggtgtgtcagtcattcccaggtgtgtcagtccaggtgtgtcagtcattcccaggtgtgtcagtcagtccaggtgtgtcagttagtccaggtgtgtcagtccag gtgtgtcagtcagtccaggtgtgtcagtccaggtgtgtcagtccaggtgtgtcagtcattcccaggtgtgtcagtccaggtgtgtcagtccaggtgtgtcagtccaggtgtgtcagtcattcccaggtgtgtcagtccaggtgtgtcagtcggtcccaggtgtgtcagtccaggtgtgtcagtcagtccaggtgtgtcagtccaggtgtgtcagtccaggtgtgtcagtcagtccaggtgtgtcagtcagtccaggtgtgtcagtcggttccaggtgtgtcagtcGGTCCCAGCCCTGAGCAATAAACACACCTGGCCACACCTGGAGGAGTCACCTGTGCCTTTattgggggggatggggggg